From the genome of Triticum aestivum cultivar Chinese Spring chromosome 3B, IWGSC CS RefSeq v2.1, whole genome shotgun sequence, one region includes:
- the LOC100136985 gene encoding neutral ceramidase isoform X2 produces MEASSFLRYQVRGFGSFRIWLCLLLLLVLQNCSLVLSDSPYLVGMGSYDITGPAADVNMMGYANTEQIASGIHFRLKSRAFIVAGPNGRRVVFVNLDACMASQLVNIKVLERLKARYGDLYNENNVAISGIHTHAGPGGYLQYVVYIVTSLGFVRQSFDVIVDGIEKSIVEAHNNLHPGKIYVNKGDLLDAGVNRSPSAYLNNPAEERSKYKYNVDKEMTLVKFVDDGSGPVGSFNWFATHGTSMSRTNSLISGDNKGAAARFMEDWAEKNGLPKQTGVASSDDLGFLHMTSVLPRRVSTIIPEPDEITDDLMQLASSYEASGGRRLAGSNITRRIRSSQENNPKFVSAFCQSNCGDVSPNVLGTFCIDTHLPCDFNHSTCNGKNELCYGRGPGYPNEFESTRIIGNRQFLKAVDLFNSASEEIQGKIDYRHTYLDFSQLKVSVSTSTGGPQVVKTCPAAMGFAFAAGTTDGPGAFDFKQGDDKGNPFWRLVRNLLKTPGKEQVECQAPKPILLDTGEMKEPYDWAPAILPIQIIRIGQLVILCVPGEFTTMAGRRLRDAVKNVLISGSNGEFGTNIHVVLAGLTNTYSQYVTTFEEYQIQRYEGASTLYGPHTLSAYIQEFQKLATAMVENKEVPTNIQPPDMLEKQIGLLPGVMYDSTPPGVHFGDVSSDVAANSNFRKGTTVNATFYSACPRNDLLTEGTFALVEKLNGNDWIPVYDDDDWSLQFKWSRPSKFSPRSFATLEWTIPDDAASGVYRLRHSGASKPLIGSIKHFTGTSRAFAVR; encoded by the exons ATGGAGGCATCATCTTTCTTGCGCTATCAAGTCCGTGGTTTTGGTTCGTTCAGGATTTGGCTATGTCTTCTTTTACTTCTTGTCCTTCAGAATTGCAGCCTGGTGCTCTCCGACTCTCCATATTTGGTCGGCATGGGGAGCTATGACATAACAGGGCCCGCAGCAGATGTTAACATGATGGGATATGCAAATACTGAGCAGATTGCATCAGGGATTCACTTCAGGCTAAAGTCACGCGCGTTTATTGTTGCTGGGCCTAATGGAAGGCGTGTTGTCTTTGTGAATCTGGATGCTTGCATGGCATCGCAGCTTGTGAATATAAAGGTGCTCGAAAGGCTAAAAGCAAG GTATGGTGATCTTTATAATGAGAATAACGTGGCTATCAGTGGGATCCATACCCATGCTGGGCCTGGAGGTTATCTGCAGTATGTAGTCTATATTGTCACTTCTCTTGGGTTTGTTCGTCAGTCATTTGATGTAATTGTCGATGGGATTGAGAAAAGCATTGTTGAAGCTCATAACAACCTCCATCCTGGGAAGATCTATGTGAATAAAG GTGACCTTCTTGATGCCGGTGTGAATCGCAGCCCGAGCGCGTACCTGAATAACCCTGCTGAAGAGAGAAGCAAATACAAATACAATGTTGATAAAGAAATGACCCTTGTTAAGTTTGTAGATGATGGATCGGGTCCAGTTGGAAGTTTTAATTGGTTTGCGACTCACGGAACATCAATGAGTCGCACAAATTCTTTGATAAGTGGTGATAACAAAGGAGCAGCTGCACGTTTCATGGAAGACTGGGCTGAAAAGAATGGCCTTCCAAAGCAGACAGGTGTTGCAAGTTCTGAtgatcttggatttttgcacatgaCATCTGTACTTCCGAGAAGAGTCTCTACAATAATACCAGAACCGGATGAGATAA CTGACGACTTAATGCAATTGGCATCATCCTACGAGGCATCGGGTGGAAGACGGTTGGCAGGTTCAAATATCACTAGACGCATTAGAAGTTCTCAAGAAAACAATCCAAAATTTGTTTCCGCGTTTTGCCAGTCAAACTGTGGAGATGTTAGTCCAAATGTCCTGGGGACGTTTTGCATAGACACCCATCTTCCTTGTGACTTCAATCACAGCACATGTAATGGGAAGAACGAACTTTGCTATGGACGAGGCCCAGG ATATCCTAATGAGTTTGAAAGTACCCGCATAATTGGGAATAGGCAATTTCTGAAGGCTGTAGATCTCTTTAATTCAGCTTCTGAAGAAATACAAGGAAAAATTGACTATCGACACACCTACTTAGATTTCTCTCAACTCAAAGTTAGTGTTTCTACAAGTACGGGCGGTCCGCAGGTGGTGAAAACATGCCCAGCAGCCATGGGATTTGCATTTGCTGCTGGAACCACAGATGGCCCTGGAGCTTTTGATTTCAAACAAGGAGATGACAAG GGAAACCCTTTCTGGAGATTAGTGAGGAACTTACTAAAGACACCAGGGAAAGAGCAAGTTGAGTGCCAAGCTCCAAAACCAATATTGCTGGACACTGGTGAAATGAAGGAACCATATGATTGGGCG CCTGCGATACTTCCCATCCAGATCATAAGAATTGGTCAGCTGGTTATCTTGTGTGTTCCAGGAG AATTCACGACAATGGCCGGCAGGCGGCTACGCGATGCTGTAAAAAATGTACTGATAAGTGGCAGCAATGGTGAATTTGGTACAAATATTCATGTTGTTCTTGCGGGGCTGACAAACACATATTCTCAGTATGTCACAACATTTGAAGAATACCAGATCCAAAGATACGAG GGTGCGTCAACATTGTACGGTCCCCACACCTTGAGTGCATACATTCAAGAGTTTCAGAAACTTGCCACAGCTATGGTTGAAAACAAAGAGGTCCCCACAAACATCCAACCTCCTGACATGTTGGAGAAGCAAATTGGACTATTGCCAGGTGTTATGTATGACTCTACTCCTCCTGGTGTTCACTTTGGGGATGTTAGCTCGGACGTTGCAGCAAACTCAAACTTCAGGAAGGGCACTACTGTGAATGCTACATTCTATTCGGCCTGTCCAAGGAATGACCTTCTAACTGAGGGCACCTTCGCACTTGTTGAGAAGCTCAATGGTAACGACTGGATTCCTgtctatgatgatgatgattggtCATTGCAATTCAAGTGGTCTAGGCCTTCAAAATTCAGTCCAAGAAGTTTCGCGACGCTGGAGTGGACCATTCCCGACGATGCTGCCTCTGGTGTTTATAGGTTGAGGCATTCTGGTGCCTCTAAGCCATTGATAGGGTCAATCAAGCATTTTACAGGTACTTCTCGGGCATTTGCAGTGCGTTAA
- the LOC100136985 gene encoding neutral ceramidase isoform X1: MSGNINFFMLNSVQLISSSLEILDSHELINNSIPWFLMEASSFLRYQVRGFGSFRIWLCLLLLLVLQNCSLVLSDSPYLVGMGSYDITGPAADVNMMGYANTEQIASGIHFRLKSRAFIVAGPNGRRVVFVNLDACMASQLVNIKVLERLKARYGDLYNENNVAISGIHTHAGPGGYLQYVVYIVTSLGFVRQSFDVIVDGIEKSIVEAHNNLHPGKIYVNKGDLLDAGVNRSPSAYLNNPAEERSKYKYNVDKEMTLVKFVDDGSGPVGSFNWFATHGTSMSRTNSLISGDNKGAAARFMEDWAEKNGLPKQTGVASSDDLGFLHMTSVLPRRVSTIIPEPDEITDDLMQLASSYEASGGRRLAGSNITRRIRSSQENNPKFVSAFCQSNCGDVSPNVLGTFCIDTHLPCDFNHSTCNGKNELCYGRGPGYPNEFESTRIIGNRQFLKAVDLFNSASEEIQGKIDYRHTYLDFSQLKVSVSTSTGGPQVVKTCPAAMGFAFAAGTTDGPGAFDFKQGDDKGNPFWRLVRNLLKTPGKEQVECQAPKPILLDTGEMKEPYDWAPAILPIQIIRIGQLVILCVPGEFTTMAGRRLRDAVKNVLISGSNGEFGTNIHVVLAGLTNTYSQYVTTFEEYQIQRYEGASTLYGPHTLSAYIQEFQKLATAMVENKEVPTNIQPPDMLEKQIGLLPGVMYDSTPPGVHFGDVSSDVAANSNFRKGTTVNATFYSACPRNDLLTEGTFALVEKLNGNDWIPVYDDDDWSLQFKWSRPSKFSPRSFATLEWTIPDDAASGVYRLRHSGASKPLIGSIKHFTGTSRAFAVR, translated from the exons ATGTCAGGCAACATAAATTTCTTCATGCTCAATAG TGTACAGTTAATCTCTTCTTCTCTGGAGATTTTGGACTCGCATGAGTTGATCAACAACTCCATTCCCTGGTTCCTGATGGAGGCATCATCTTTCTTGCGCTATCAAGTCCGTGGTTTTGGTTCGTTCAGGATTTGGCTATGTCTTCTTTTACTTCTTGTCCTTCAGAATTGCAGCCTGGTGCTCTCCGACTCTCCATATTTGGTCGGCATGGGGAGCTATGACATAACAGGGCCCGCAGCAGATGTTAACATGATGGGATATGCAAATACTGAGCAGATTGCATCAGGGATTCACTTCAGGCTAAAGTCACGCGCGTTTATTGTTGCTGGGCCTAATGGAAGGCGTGTTGTCTTTGTGAATCTGGATGCTTGCATGGCATCGCAGCTTGTGAATATAAAGGTGCTCGAAAGGCTAAAAGCAAG GTATGGTGATCTTTATAATGAGAATAACGTGGCTATCAGTGGGATCCATACCCATGCTGGGCCTGGAGGTTATCTGCAGTATGTAGTCTATATTGTCACTTCTCTTGGGTTTGTTCGTCAGTCATTTGATGTAATTGTCGATGGGATTGAGAAAAGCATTGTTGAAGCTCATAACAACCTCCATCCTGGGAAGATCTATGTGAATAAAG GTGACCTTCTTGATGCCGGTGTGAATCGCAGCCCGAGCGCGTACCTGAATAACCCTGCTGAAGAGAGAAGCAAATACAAATACAATGTTGATAAAGAAATGACCCTTGTTAAGTTTGTAGATGATGGATCGGGTCCAGTTGGAAGTTTTAATTGGTTTGCGACTCACGGAACATCAATGAGTCGCACAAATTCTTTGATAAGTGGTGATAACAAAGGAGCAGCTGCACGTTTCATGGAAGACTGGGCTGAAAAGAATGGCCTTCCAAAGCAGACAGGTGTTGCAAGTTCTGAtgatcttggatttttgcacatgaCATCTGTACTTCCGAGAAGAGTCTCTACAATAATACCAGAACCGGATGAGATAA CTGACGACTTAATGCAATTGGCATCATCCTACGAGGCATCGGGTGGAAGACGGTTGGCAGGTTCAAATATCACTAGACGCATTAGAAGTTCTCAAGAAAACAATCCAAAATTTGTTTCCGCGTTTTGCCAGTCAAACTGTGGAGATGTTAGTCCAAATGTCCTGGGGACGTTTTGCATAGACACCCATCTTCCTTGTGACTTCAATCACAGCACATGTAATGGGAAGAACGAACTTTGCTATGGACGAGGCCCAGG ATATCCTAATGAGTTTGAAAGTACCCGCATAATTGGGAATAGGCAATTTCTGAAGGCTGTAGATCTCTTTAATTCAGCTTCTGAAGAAATACAAGGAAAAATTGACTATCGACACACCTACTTAGATTTCTCTCAACTCAAAGTTAGTGTTTCTACAAGTACGGGCGGTCCGCAGGTGGTGAAAACATGCCCAGCAGCCATGGGATTTGCATTTGCTGCTGGAACCACAGATGGCCCTGGAGCTTTTGATTTCAAACAAGGAGATGACAAG GGAAACCCTTTCTGGAGATTAGTGAGGAACTTACTAAAGACACCAGGGAAAGAGCAAGTTGAGTGCCAAGCTCCAAAACCAATATTGCTGGACACTGGTGAAATGAAGGAACCATATGATTGGGCG CCTGCGATACTTCCCATCCAGATCATAAGAATTGGTCAGCTGGTTATCTTGTGTGTTCCAGGAG AATTCACGACAATGGCCGGCAGGCGGCTACGCGATGCTGTAAAAAATGTACTGATAAGTGGCAGCAATGGTGAATTTGGTACAAATATTCATGTTGTTCTTGCGGGGCTGACAAACACATATTCTCAGTATGTCACAACATTTGAAGAATACCAGATCCAAAGATACGAG GGTGCGTCAACATTGTACGGTCCCCACACCTTGAGTGCATACATTCAAGAGTTTCAGAAACTTGCCACAGCTATGGTTGAAAACAAAGAGGTCCCCACAAACATCCAACCTCCTGACATGTTGGAGAAGCAAATTGGACTATTGCCAGGTGTTATGTATGACTCTACTCCTCCTGGTGTTCACTTTGGGGATGTTAGCTCGGACGTTGCAGCAAACTCAAACTTCAGGAAGGGCACTACTGTGAATGCTACATTCTATTCGGCCTGTCCAAGGAATGACCTTCTAACTGAGGGCACCTTCGCACTTGTTGAGAAGCTCAATGGTAACGACTGGATTCCTgtctatgatgatgatgattggtCATTGCAATTCAAGTGGTCTAGGCCTTCAAAATTCAGTCCAAGAAGTTTCGCGACGCTGGAGTGGACCATTCCCGACGATGCTGCCTCTGGTGTTTATAGGTTGAGGCATTCTGGTGCCTCTAAGCCATTGATAGGGTCAATCAAGCATTTTACAGGTACTTCTCGGGCATTTGCAGTGCGTTAA